The following proteins are co-located in the Haloplanus sp. HW8-1 genome:
- a CDS encoding AAA family ATPase, with translation MTDAGIPESDHADQVPPLSVSAAATLTDRIIDNVEEVIVGQHDAVEHILVAVLARGHLLLEDVPGVGKTVLGRAVATSVDCSFKRVQFTPDLLPSDVTGVNVFNQKTREFEFRPGPVFANVVLGDEINRAPPKTQAALLEAMAEEQVTVDGETRALPDPFTVIATQNDVEPGRTYDLPMAEIDRFMKKLRLGYPNEDEETALLERVAGDHPIESLDSVASLDDLRGARRTVADVTLSEPIRRYVSRLATHTRENATLGVSPRGAIALVRAAQARAVLNGRDYAVPDDVQTEAPSVWSHRIDADRPGRDVVDAALASVVVE, from the coding sequence AATCGGATCATGCGGACCAGGTACCGCCGCTGTCGGTGTCCGCCGCCGCGACGCTCACCGACCGAATCATCGACAACGTCGAGGAGGTCATCGTGGGCCAACACGACGCCGTCGAACACATTCTGGTCGCGGTCCTCGCTCGTGGTCACCTCCTCCTCGAGGACGTGCCCGGCGTCGGCAAGACGGTCCTCGGGCGCGCCGTCGCCACCTCCGTCGACTGCTCGTTCAAGCGCGTCCAGTTCACGCCCGACCTCCTCCCCTCGGACGTCACCGGCGTCAACGTGTTCAACCAGAAGACCCGGGAGTTCGAGTTCCGTCCCGGTCCCGTCTTCGCGAACGTCGTCCTCGGCGACGAGATCAACCGCGCGCCACCGAAAACACAGGCCGCGCTGCTGGAGGCGATGGCCGAAGAGCAGGTAACCGTCGACGGGGAGACCCGCGCCCTGCCCGACCCCTTCACCGTCATCGCGACACAGAACGACGTGGAGCCCGGGCGCACGTACGACCTCCCGATGGCCGAAATCGACCGCTTCATGAAGAAACTCCGCCTGGGCTACCCGAACGAGGACGAGGAAACGGCGCTGCTGGAGCGAGTCGCCGGGGACCACCCCATCGAATCGCTCGACTCCGTTGCGAGCCTGGACGACCTCCGGGGCGCCCGCCGGACCGTCGCGGACGTCACGCTGAGCGAACCCATCCGGCGATACGTCTCGCGGCTGGCGACACACACCCGCGAGAACGCGACCCTCGGCGTGAGTCCCCGGGGCGCCATCGCGCTCGTCCGTGCCGCACAGGCTCGCGCGGTGCTGAACGGCCGCGACTATGCCGTCCCCGACGACGTTCAGACGGAGGCACCGAGCGTCTGGAGCCACCGCATCGATGCCGATCGACCGGGACGCGACGTCGTCGACGCCGCGCTGGCGAGCGTCGTGGTGGAGTGA